Proteins encoded in a region of the Sugiyamaella lignohabitans strain CBS 10342 chromosome B, complete sequence genome:
- the TUP1 gene encoding chromatin-silencing transcriptional regulator TUP1 → MNQIRQAIYELEIAHRKMKDQYEEEILRLKRELESSGNAAAVQQQQQQGIQGPAQPLRPQGQPGQPGQSDAQHPAPFIGHSNVFGEIISGQSPDQQQQQAAPPPGGGANSAGYAAAGSGQGGYNNGYAPSAVQDQQQPQQQAPPPGGPISPNSKKILPEGTVSGQVTSTTGNGATPSKLSPVTTSVVPLAGPTGASGTTPAAGGAADVNGLQTAQALGNNLGDLDIEKIPADMKKIKDDWFVLYNERAPRLLDVEMVQSLDHSSVVCCVRFSLDGKYIATGCNRSAQIFDVQTGQLICRLQDDSVERDGDLYIRSVCFSPDGKYLATGAEDKQIRVWEIKTRTIRYLFSGHEQDIYSLDFSRNGRHIASGSGDRTVRMWDMENGQCTLTLSIEDGVTTVAISPDGRFVAAGSLDRTVRVWDTSTGFLVERLEAPDGHKDSVYSVAFTPDGQDLVSGSLDKTLKLWELQAPRGAQSTHKGGVCVKTFVGHKDFVLSVASTPDAQWILSGSKDRGVQFWDPRTAQVQLMLQGHKNSVISVAPSPAGGLFATGSGDCRARIWRYFPVAR, encoded by the coding sequence ATGAACCAAATTAGACAGGCAATTTACGAGCTGGAAATTGCTCACAGAAAGATGAAGGACCAGTATGAGGAGGAAATTCTTCGTCTTAAACGGGAGCTTGAAAGTAGCggaaatgctgctgctgtgcaacaacaacagcaacagggTATCCAAGGACCAGCTCAGCCTTTAAGACCACAGGGCCAGCCAGGTCAACCGGGTCAGTCTGATGCACAGCACCCGGCACCCTTTATCGGTCACTCGAATGTATTTGGTGAGATTATCTCTGGCCAAAGTCCGgatcaacagcaacagcaagcGGCACCACCCCCAGGTGGAGGTGCCAACTCTGCTGGatatgctgctgctggttctggccAAGGCGGTTATAATAACGGTTATGCCCCTTCTGCTGTTCAagaccaacagcagccacagcAACAGGCACCTCCTCCAGGTGGCCCTATCTCGCCCAATTCCAAGAAGATTCTCCCTGAAGGAACTGTCAGTGGTCAAGTGACTAGTACTACTGGTAATGGAGCAACTCCTTCGAAACTGAGTCCCGTTACCACGTCGGTTGTTCCCCTTGCTGGACCAACTGGCGCCAGTGGTACAACCCCTGCGGCTGgcggtgctgctgatgtaAATGGGTTGCAAACAGCCCAAGCACTTGGTAACAACCTGGGCGATTtggatattgaaaagattcCTGCGGATATGAAGAAAATTAAAGACGACTGGTTTGTACTCTACAACGAACGTGCCCCAAGACTATTAGATGTAGAGATGGTTCAATCTTTGGACCACTCATCTGTGGTTTGTTGTGTCAGATTCTCACTTGATGGAAAATACATTGCTACTGGATGTAACCGTAGCGCGCAGATATTCGATGTTCAGACTGGTCAGCTCATCTGTAGATTGCAGGATGATTCTGTCGAACGAGACGGCGATTTGTATATCCGATCAGTGTGCTTTTCACCTGATGGAAAATATCTCGCCACTGGTGCTGAAGACAAGCAGATTAGAGTATGGGAAATTAAGACCAGAACCATTCGTTACCTATTTAGCGGTCACGAACAAGATATTTATTCGTTGGATTTCTCAAGAAACGGACGCCACATTGCCTCAGGTAGCGGAGACCGAACCGTTCGCATGTGGGATATGGAGAACGGACAATGTACATTAACCCTTAGTATCGAAGATGGTGTCACAACTGTGGCCATTTCTCCTGACGGACGGTTTGTAGCCGCTGGTTCGCTTGACAGAACTGTTCGCGTGTGGGATACGTCGACTGGTTTCTTGGTAGAACGTTTGGAGGCTCCTGATGGACACAAGGATTCTGTGTACAGTGTAGCATTTACTCCTGATGGTCAAGACCTTGTTTCCGGGTCTCTTGACAAAACTTTAAAACTTTGGGAATTACAGGCTCCAAGAGGTGCTCAATCAACTCACAAAGGCGGCGTATGTGTAAAGACTTTTGTGGGTCACAAGGATTTCGTTTTGTCTGTTGCATCAACCCCTGATGCTCAATGGATCTTGTCTGGTTCCAAGGACAGAGGTGTTCAGTTCTGGGATCCTCGTACTGCTCAAGTACAACTCATGCTACAGGGACACAAGAATAGTGTTATTAGCGTGGCACCCAGCCCAGCTGGTGGTCTTTTCGCTACCGGCAGTGGTGATTGCAGAGCCCGTATCTGGAGATACTTCCCTGTTGCAAGATAA